The Geothermobacter ehrlichii genome has a segment encoding these proteins:
- a CDS encoding bifunctional 3,4-dihydroxy-2-butanone-4-phosphate synthase/GTP cyclohydrolase II → MFRAKVEDVIEDVRRGKMVILVDDEDRENEGDLCMAAEMVTPEAVNFMAKFGRGLICLTLTAEQCDHLQLPLMVNDNTSVFGTAFTVSIEARTGVTTGISAADRAHTILTAIAEESGPYDISRPGHVFPLRAREGGVLVRTGQTEGSVDLARLAGLKPAGVICEIMNDDGTMSRRPQLEKFAIEHGLKICTIADLVAYRLKHESLVRRAADVSLPTRYGDFRAIAFENDVDGKDHMALIKGEISGEEPVLVRVHSECLTGDVFGSCRCDCGVQLISAMEMISAEGRGVVLYMRQEGRGIGLINKLKAYSLQDQGKDTVEANLALGFQADMRDYGIGAQILADLGVKKIKLLTNNPKKLIGLQGYGIDVVDRVPIEVRSLEQNIRYLRTKRDKLGHMLMLAGR, encoded by the coding sequence ATGTTCCGTGCAAAGGTAGAAGACGTAATTGAGGATGTGCGCCGAGGAAAGATGGTGATTCTTGTCGATGACGAAGACAGGGAAAATGAAGGCGACCTATGTATGGCTGCGGAAATGGTAACGCCGGAGGCGGTTAATTTTATGGCAAAATTTGGACGTGGACTGATTTGCCTGACGCTGACGGCAGAACAGTGCGACCACCTTCAGCTCCCTCTAATGGTCAATGACAACACCTCGGTTTTCGGTACTGCGTTCACCGTATCCATTGAAGCACGTACAGGAGTCACCACGGGCATATCGGCTGCTGACCGCGCTCACACCATACTAACTGCCATTGCTGAAGAGAGCGGCCCTTATGACATCTCCAGACCCGGCCACGTGTTTCCTCTGCGGGCTCGTGAGGGCGGGGTCCTCGTTCGCACCGGTCAGACGGAAGGTTCCGTGGATCTGGCCCGGCTGGCCGGGCTGAAGCCAGCTGGAGTTATCTGTGAGATCATGAATGATGACGGCACGATGTCTCGCAGGCCGCAGTTGGAGAAGTTTGCTATCGAGCATGGCCTGAAAATATGTACGATTGCCGATCTTGTTGCTTACCGCCTAAAACACGAATCCCTGGTCCGCAGGGCTGCTGATGTATCTCTGCCTACTAGATACGGTGATTTCCGCGCCATCGCTTTTGAAAACGATGTCGATGGGAAGGATCATATGGCCCTTATCAAGGGAGAGATTTCTGGAGAAGAGCCGGTACTCGTAAGAGTCCATTCCGAGTGTCTTACCGGCGACGTGTTCGGCAGCTGCCGCTGCGATTGCGGAGTGCAGCTAATCTCTGCAATGGAGATGATCTCCGCCGAGGGTAGGGGGGTCGTCCTCTACATGCGTCAGGAGGGACGTGGCATTGGTCTGATAAATAAGCTGAAGGCGTACTCACTGCAGGATCAGGGGAAGGACACTGTTGAGGCGAACCTTGCACTTGGCTTCCAGGCCGATATGCGTGATTACGGAATTGGTGCGCAGATACTGGCCGATCTCGGTGTGAAGAAAATAAAACTTTTGACGAATAACCCCAAAAAATTGATCGGGCTTCAGGGGTATGGCATCGACGTTGTTGATCGTGTCCCTATCGAAGTGAGGTCTTTAGAACAAAATATTCGATATCTGCGTACAAAGCGGGACAAACTGGGGCACATGCTGATGCTAGCAGGCCGTTGA
- a CDS encoding IS3 family transposase (programmed frameshift), translating into MTTKTKSRYTKEFCQKAVKLVVEGGLSAYEASRQLCLPKSTLENWVRAFKAGKLGNIGGQQPPLTEVEQELARVKRELAQVKQERDILKKGRRVLCQGVAAKYAMITKLRSEYGVPQLCRVLDVSPSGYYSWLKRPDSPRQKEELRLVIEIKAAHERTRGTYGPERLQRDLAEHGIQIGVHRIKRIRREHGIRCKQVKRFKTTTNSNHNLPVAANLLKQDFAAEAPNQVWVTDITYIPTAEGWLYLAGHKDLYTGEIVGYAMGKRMTKNLVTQSLFRAVSAKRPTAGLIHHSDRGSQYCSREYRDLLEQSGMRASMSRRGNCYDNAPIESFWGVLKNELIHHRRYVTRKEAVQEIAEYIELFYNRQRRQKRLGYFSPAECEQKYFKEQKLREGLVSAIDDRPQSLIPAR; encoded by the exons GTGACGACGAAAACGAAAAGCCGATACACGAAAGAGTTTTGTCAGAAAGCCGTCAAATTGGTTGTTGAGGGCGGCCTGTCCGCCTACGAGGCTTCCCGGCAGCTTTGTTTGCCAAAATCCACCTTGGAAAACTGGGTGAGAGCCTTCAAGGCTGGAAAGCTTGGCAATATTGGAGGCCAACAGCCCCCTTTGACCGAAGTCGAGCAGGAACTCGCCCGGGTCAAGCGTGAACTTGCCCAAGTCAAGCAGGAGCGCGACATCTTAAAAAAAG GCCGCCGCGTACTTTGCCAAGGAGTCGCTGCCAAGTACGCGATGATCACAAAACTTCGATCCGAGTACGGTGTCCCACAACTCTGCCGTGTTCTGGACGTTTCGCCAAGTGGTTACTACTCCTGGCTGAAGCGTCCGGACTCACCCCGCCAGAAGGAGGAACTCCGACTTGTGATCGAAATCAAAGCGGCTCATGAAAGAACCCGTGGTACCTACGGTCCAGAGCGCCTGCAAAGAGATCTTGCCGAGCACGGCATCCAGATCGGAGTGCATCGAATTAAACGTATCCGCAGGGAACATGGCATCCGGTGTAAACAGGTGAAGAGGTTCAAAACGACAACGAACTCCAACCACAATCTGCCGGTTGCCGCCAACCTGCTGAAGCAGGATTTTGCAGCCGAAGCCCCGAATCAGGTCTGGGTAACAGACATCACATACATTCCCACCGCCGAGGGCTGGCTTTATCTTGCCGGCCATAAAGATCTCTACACTGGAGAGATCGTAGGCTACGCGATGGGCAAGAGAATGACGAAAAACCTGGTTACCCAGTCTCTTTTCCGAGCTGTTTCGGCTAAACGCCCGACAGCCGGGCTGATCCATCATTCGGATCGTGGGAGCCAGTATTGTTCTCGTGAATACCGGGATTTGCTGGAACAATCCGGCATGCGGGCTTCAATGAGCCGCAGAGGAAACTGTTACGACAACGCTCCCATTGAAAGTTTCTGGGGGGTGTTGAAAAACGAGTTGATACACCATCGCCGCTACGTCACCCGCAAGGAGGCTGTACAGGAGATTGCAGAGTACATCGAACTCTTCTACAACCGGCAGCGGCGCCAGAAGCGACTGGGGTATTTCTCACCGGCAGAATGCGAGCAGAAATATTTCAAAGAGCAAAAACTGCGTGAAGGTTTGGTGTCCGCTATTGACGACCGACCTCAGTCTTTGATCCCGGCCAGATAA